From the Sphingomonas aliaeris genome, one window contains:
- a CDS encoding 2Fe-2S iron-sulfur cluster-binding protein — protein sequence MPIIVNGSPVDLPGDPRVSLLDLLREGLHLSGTKKGCNQGACGACTVLADGDRILSCLALAVQFDGREIATIEGLSGEGGLHPLQQAFIDHDGFQCGYCTPGQICSAIGMAAEAKRGLPSHVSGDLSAERVTLTREELQERMSGNLCRCGAHNGIIDAITETVASEMAA from the coding sequence ATGCCGATAATCGTCAATGGTTCGCCCGTGGACCTGCCGGGCGATCCCCGCGTGTCGCTGCTGGACCTGTTGCGCGAAGGGCTTCATCTGTCGGGGACGAAGAAAGGCTGCAACCAGGGCGCATGCGGTGCCTGCACGGTGCTGGCGGATGGCGACCGGATCCTGTCCTGCCTCGCGCTTGCGGTTCAGTTCGACGGGCGCGAGATCGCGACGATCGAGGGGTTGAGCGGGGAGGGCGGCCTTCACCCGCTGCAACAGGCGTTCATCGATCATGACGGGTTCCAGTGCGGGTATTGCACGCCGGGCCAGATCTGCTCCGCGATCGGCATGGCGGCGGAGGCGAAGCGCGGGTTGCCCAGCCATGTCAGTGGCGACCTGTCCGCAGAACGGGTCACGCTGACCCGCGAGGAATTGCAGGAACGGATGAGCGGCAATCTGTGCCGGTGTGGGGCGCATAACGGCATCATCGACGCGATCACCGAAACCGTCGCATCGGAGATGGCGGCATGA